In Pseudobacter ginsenosidimutans, the following are encoded in one genomic region:
- a CDS encoding Gldg family protein, giving the protein MVIQVAKAELRNLFYSPVAWFMLVLFMVLCAYFYTTPLFIKANWQDILLRNRPNLTAITNGSLTRDLFLGEDGFFTHVLQNLYLIIPLLTMGLIGREVQSGTIKLLYSSPIKIRQIVLGKFLAIMIYNLLLVMITGIFFVSAMLNVKSVDYGMLLSAALGFYLLICTYAAIGAFMSSLSTYQIVTALGTFVVILVLTMIGKLWQQYDIVRDLTYFLFLSGRTEKMLAGLITSRDVIYFLVLIAMFLLFTMFRLKGARELKPWYIKTARYIGATGVVLIIGYVSSRPAMTLYWDTTQNKVNTIHRKTQQIIKEMGEDPIEVTLYSNLLGKTAFAALPEKRSEYIHQFWDQYLRFKPNINFKYEYYYDYDSTAMGSEMPYHLRGKSVDQMARKKAEHSEWDLSIYQKPAEIRKKIDLRSEYLHLVMKVTYKGRSEFLRTSMGTPVWPGERQVAAAFKKLLYPEKIPQVYFITGHYERSTLKYGQREYGVHTSNKLRSSALVNNGFNVDTISLDNRDIPGKTDLLVLADPKSALSDLCQEKIRNYISQGGNMIIMGEPGKQSIVNPVLSQLGLQLAEGTLINAKSMESPDMVNADGSGAFGGLMYDPSSPTFQSIHSDAALRMAGAAAFLKSDSTDFNYTPLFHDAVNVFLKKGSFVLDSAEVLFNATEGDLRELPPVVGQKEKPFTTMLALQRFKGKKDQRIIVSADADCLSNFEVMQVDKYGSFLYSWTTYGNFPVYLPYAEAPDKMLTITGTTAKVLSIVYTYILPAIVLLAGSILLIRRKRK; this is encoded by the coding sequence ATGGTAATTCAAGTAGCAAAGGCCGAGTTGCGCAACCTGTTCTATTCACCGGTAGCATGGTTCATGCTGGTCCTGTTTATGGTGCTCTGTGCTTACTTCTATACAACACCATTGTTCATCAAGGCTAACTGGCAGGATATCCTGCTCAGGAACAGACCTAATCTCACTGCAATAACAAATGGCAGCCTCACCAGGGATCTGTTCCTCGGGGAGGACGGTTTCTTCACGCATGTGCTTCAAAACCTCTATCTCATCATTCCATTGCTCACCATGGGATTGATTGGTAGGGAAGTGCAAAGCGGCACCATCAAATTATTGTATTCTTCTCCCATTAAGATCCGCCAGATAGTGCTGGGAAAATTCCTGGCCATCATGATCTATAACCTGCTGCTGGTAATGATAACAGGCATTTTCTTTGTCAGCGCAATGCTCAATGTGAAATCTGTTGACTACGGCATGCTGCTTTCTGCAGCGCTGGGCTTTTACCTGCTCATCTGTACCTACGCCGCCATCGGTGCTTTCATGAGCAGTCTCAGTACTTACCAGATAGTAACTGCACTGGGTACATTTGTGGTGATCCTGGTGCTGACCATGATCGGGAAGCTCTGGCAGCAATATGATATCGTAAGGGACCTGACTTATTTTCTCTTTCTCTCCGGGCGTACAGAAAAAATGCTGGCCGGTCTGATCACCAGCAGGGATGTGATCTACTTCCTGGTGCTGATTGCCATGTTCCTCCTGTTCACCATGTTCAGGTTAAAAGGTGCGAGAGAACTGAAGCCCTGGTACATAAAAACAGCAAGATACATAGGCGCTACCGGCGTAGTGCTGATCATAGGTTATGTCAGTTCAAGACCTGCAATGACCTTGTATTGGGATACCACACAGAATAAAGTGAATACCATCCATCGCAAAACCCAGCAGATCATCAAAGAAATGGGAGAGGATCCCATTGAAGTAACATTGTATTCCAATCTCCTGGGCAAAACAGCCTTTGCTGCGCTTCCGGAAAAACGCAGCGAATATATTCACCAGTTCTGGGACCAGTACCTCCGCTTTAAACCCAATATCAATTTCAAATACGAATATTATTACGACTACGACAGTACTGCGATGGGGTCTGAAATGCCTTATCACCTCAGGGGGAAATCGGTAGACCAGATGGCCAGAAAAAAAGCGGAGCATTCGGAATGGGACCTCAGTATCTATCAGAAGCCTGCGGAAATAAGAAAGAAGATCGATCTCCGTTCTGAATACCTGCACCTGGTGATGAAAGTAACCTACAAAGGACGCTCTGAGTTTCTTCGTACCTCGATGGGTACTCCTGTTTGGCCGGGTGAAAGACAAGTGGCGGCGGCATTCAAAAAGTTGTTGTACCCGGAGAAGATCCCACAAGTTTATTTCATAACAGGGCACTATGAACGAAGCACGCTGAAATACGGGCAACGTGAATATGGAGTGCATACTTCCAATAAATTAAGGAGCTCAGCGCTGGTGAACAATGGCTTCAATGTAGATACCATTTCACTGGACAACCGGGATATCCCCGGCAAAACAGACTTGCTGGTGCTGGCTGATCCAAAATCGGCATTGAGCGATCTGTGCCAGGAGAAGATCAGGAACTATATCAGCCAGGGCGGCAATATGATCATAATGGGTGAGCCTGGCAAGCAGTCGATCGTAAACCCTGTTCTCAGCCAATTGGGTTTGCAATTGGCTGAAGGAACACTGATCAATGCTAAAAGCATGGAATCGCCGGACATGGTAAATGCTGACGGATCCGGGGCTTTCGGTGGTTTGATGTATGATCCTTCCAGCCCCACATTCCAATCAATACATAGTGATGCAGCGCTAAGAATGGCAGGCGCTGCGGCTTTCCTCAAATCAGATAGTACTGATTTCAATTACACGCCATTGTTTCATGATGCTGTAAATGTTTTTCTCAAGAAAGGAAGTTTTGTACTCGATTCTGCTGAAGTGCTGTTCAATGCAACTGAAGGTGATCTGCGGGAACTGCCTCCTGTTGTTGGACAAAAGGAAAAACCATTTACTACCATGCTTGCCCTTCAGCGGTTCAAAGGCAAAAAGGACCAGCGTATCATTGTATCAGCCGATGCAGACTGTTTGAGCAATTTTGAGGTCATGCAGGTGGATAAGTATGGCAGCTTTCTGTATAGCTGGACTACCTATGGTAATTTTCCCGTCTATTTACCTTATGCGGAAGCGCCAGACAAGATGCTGACCATCACCGGAACTACCGCCAAAGTGCTGAGTATCGTGTATACCTATATCCTTCCGGCCATTGTATTGCTGGCTGGCTCCATTCTATTGATCAGACGCAAAAGAAAATAA
- a CDS encoding MutS-related protein, with protein sequence MSFNIDKQTIEELNLTGKFRSGSVYALFNKVKTNGGERLLDQMFRHPLEEVDAINQRSSIFRYFGEAGFSFPFDVQQLNQMREHIDSMVSKNAMLVFARTCIQKVLASLTRDERYRKLVQGLQACIMTLHKCHQFVHGLRSDSPFANRIVQIQQILSDKRIEKLRQVDIYKSLSIQTLSSYEHLLKGELHGQMEDVLNFIYEVDLFIAVSKVAKDRKFNYAEALPPAKNLMSAIDLRHPAIDNAIGNDLRMDGSSNVLFLTGANMAGKSTLMKSIGIACYLAHMGFPVAAAEYSFSVREGLYSSINVADNIGLGYSHFYAEVVRVKQAAEAAASGKRLLLMFDELFKGTNVKDAYDGTLAITESFADYTDCLFVVSTHIIEVGEALKKKENIRFLYMPTIMEGSRPRYTYRLKEGITEDRQGMMIIRNEGILEM encoded by the coding sequence ATGTCATTCAATATAGACAAGCAAACGATCGAAGAGCTGAACCTCACCGGAAAATTCCGAAGCGGATCAGTATATGCGCTCTTCAATAAAGTGAAGACCAATGGAGGGGAAAGGTTGCTGGACCAGATGTTCCGTCATCCGCTGGAAGAGGTAGATGCTATCAATCAACGCAGCAGTATTTTCCGGTATTTTGGCGAAGCTGGTTTCTCCTTTCCTTTCGATGTGCAGCAGTTGAACCAGATGCGGGAACATATCGACAGTATGGTGTCGAAAAACGCGATGCTGGTGTTTGCCCGAACCTGCATCCAAAAGGTACTGGCCAGTCTTACACGCGATGAGCGGTACCGCAAACTGGTGCAGGGATTGCAGGCCTGTATTATGACATTACATAAATGCCATCAGTTTGTGCATGGATTGCGATCAGACAGCCCTTTTGCTAACAGAATTGTGCAGATCCAACAAATTCTATCTGATAAAAGGATAGAAAAACTAAGGCAGGTGGATATCTACAAATCCCTTTCCATTCAAACCCTGTCCTCTTACGAACATCTCCTGAAAGGGGAACTGCATGGCCAGATGGAAGATGTCCTGAACTTTATTTATGAAGTTGACCTGTTCATTGCCGTTAGTAAAGTGGCAAAGGACCGGAAATTCAACTATGCCGAGGCGCTGCCGCCTGCAAAGAATCTGATGTCTGCCATCGACCTTCGTCATCCTGCCATCGATAATGCCATCGGAAATGATTTACGCATGGATGGATCCAGCAATGTACTTTTCCTGACCGGCGCCAATATGGCCGGCAAATCCACCCTGATGAAAAGCATCGGCATCGCTTGTTACCTGGCACATATGGGATTCCCGGTAGCGGCAGCCGAATACAGCTTCTCCGTGAGGGAAGGATTGTATTCCAGCATCAATGTGGCCGATAATATCGGACTTGGCTACAGCCATTTCTATGCAGAAGTGGTTCGGGTGAAACAGGCTGCAGAAGCGGCTGCCAGCGGAAAGCGCTTACTGCTGATGTTCGATGAACTGTTCAAAGGCACCAACGTGAAGGATGCTTATGATGGCACACTGGCCATTACGGAATCATTTGCCGATTATACTGATTGCTTGTTTGTTGTGAGTACCCATATCATTGAAGTGGGAGAGGCATTGAAGAAAAAAGAGAATATACGTTTTTTGTATATGCCTACTATAATGGAAGGATCACGTCCACGCTATACCTACAGATTGAAAGAAGGGATCACGGAAGACA
- a CDS encoding MutS-related protein encodes MYLQTDEQTIDDLRIFGKRDSTGVFELYNRVHTRGGESLLKEMFRAPLSDQDLINARSSIIQHFAGNKTGFPFNASIFDMAEKYMHSANETRSQGSDKAVLSEKEISNGVTALIEMMQLCRAFIESENVKKIDAYRSERESIAMILSDSAFTPLHKENLRAKISYSAVAAYDVLFRVREQQKVNRLMAHIYYLDVLLSIAAIANERNFIFPKALEKGSATLLLEGVYHPELKSPVANDLTLNNNRNFIFLTGANMAGKSTFLRSVSVAMFLAHMGFPVAAKKMEFSVMDGIYTTINLPDNLGIGASHFYAEVLRVKQVAAELGKNKSLFVIFDELFRGTNVKDAHEASVAVSLSFAKRKNSMFIISSHIIEAGEELKQLNNIGFLFLPTRMNGHMPEYTYRLEKGITDDRHGMIIILNEGILEILEKGKKKKNLCHSI; translated from the coding sequence ATGTACCTGCAAACCGACGAACAAACGATAGATGACCTGCGCATTTTTGGAAAGCGCGACAGTACCGGTGTATTCGAATTGTACAATCGGGTGCATACAAGGGGAGGGGAATCCCTTTTGAAAGAGATGTTCAGGGCGCCATTGTCTGACCAGGATCTGATCAATGCGCGTAGCAGTATCATTCAGCATTTCGCAGGGAACAAAACAGGGTTCCCTTTCAATGCTTCTATCTTCGATATGGCGGAGAAATACATGCACAGCGCCAATGAAACCCGCAGTCAGGGAAGCGATAAAGCAGTTCTCAGTGAAAAAGAGATTTCGAATGGCGTTACTGCCCTTATAGAAATGATGCAGCTCTGCCGCGCATTCATTGAATCAGAAAATGTAAAAAAGATAGACGCCTATAGATCTGAAAGGGAAAGTATAGCCATGATCCTTTCTGATTCAGCATTTACACCTCTGCATAAAGAAAATCTGAGAGCAAAGATCTCCTACTCTGCAGTGGCTGCCTATGATGTACTGTTCCGCGTTCGAGAACAGCAAAAAGTGAACAGGTTGATGGCGCATATTTATTACCTCGATGTGTTGCTGTCTATTGCGGCCATTGCCAACGAAAGGAATTTCATTTTTCCCAAAGCGCTGGAGAAAGGATCCGCCACTTTGTTGCTGGAGGGGGTATATCATCCTGAACTGAAATCGCCGGTAGCGAATGATCTTACGCTTAACAACAACCGTAATTTCATTTTTCTGACCGGAGCCAATATGGCTGGTAAATCCACTTTCCTCCGCTCCGTGAGTGTAGCGATGTTCCTGGCCCATATGGGTTTTCCGGTGGCTGCTAAAAAAATGGAATTCTCGGTGATGGATGGGATCTATACTACCATCAATCTCCCGGATAACCTGGGCATCGGGGCCAGCCATTTTTATGCGGAAGTATTGCGGGTGAAGCAGGTGGCAGCTGAGCTGGGTAAGAATAAATCCCTCTTCGTAATCTTCGATGAATTGTTCCGGGGTACCAACGTGAAAGATGCGCACGAAGCATCGGTGGCGGTATCGCTTTCTTTTGCGAAAAGGAAGAACAGCATGTTCATCATCTCTTCTCATATCATCGAAGCCGGAGAGGAGCTTAAGCAGCTGAACAATATCGGCTTCCTGTTTCTGCCCACGCGCATGAACGGCCATATGCCCGAGTATACTTACCGGTTGGAAAAGGGGATTACAGACGATCGTCATGGTATGATCATCATCCTTAATGAAGGCATTCTCGAAATACTGGAAAAAGGAAAAAAGAAAAAAAACTTATGTCATTCAATATAG